The Agreia sp. COWG nucleotide sequence GGCTGGTGCACATGATCGAGGTCAGCCACCTGAGCAAGAGATTCGGTGACCGGCTCGCCCTCGACGACGTGAGCTTCAGCGTCGGGGCGGGGCGGGTGACCGCTTTTCTTGGCCCGAACGGGTCGGGCAAGACCACCACTATGCGCATTCTCTTGGGGTTGGACTTCGCTTCTGCCGGAGTCGCGCTGGTGAATGGGGTTCCGTTCGCCACGTTGCGCGATCCGATGTCTCAGCTCGGAGCCTTGCTCGACGCGAGGGGGGCGCATCCGGGGCGGTCGGCCTTCAACCATCTGCGCGCCTTGGCCCTGACTCACCACGTTCCAAACGGGCGGGTCGACGACGTTCTCGACCAGGTGGGGCTTCAGGATGTTGCGGGCAACCGAGTCGGAGGATTCTCGCTCGGGATGCGTCAACGGCTGGGTATCGCTGGCGCACTCTTGGGCGACCCCTCCACGCTGATCTTCGACGAGCCGATCAACGGCTTGGATCCGGATGGGGTGCACTGGTTCCGTCAGCTCGTTCGAGACCTGGCCAACCAGGGCAAGACCGTCTTCCTCTCGTCTCACCTCATCAGCGAGGTCGCGCTCACCGCCGACCACGTGATCGTGCTGGGGCGGGGACGCGTGCTCGCCGACGCACCTCTTGCCGAGTTCGGCGGAGCGGCCCGAGTGCACGTGAGAACGCGCCGCGCGTCAGAGCTCGCTCGCCTGCTCGATTCGGCCGGCATTGTGAACACCGTTTCGGATGACACCGTCTCAGCCGAGTCGACCTCGACGGGCACGGTCGGTGAGCTCGCTGCCAGCGCTGGCATCGCCCTCTCCGAACTCTTCGAGGATCGCGAATCGCTCGAAGGCGTCTACCGAGCGCTCACCGGCAGCGACGTCGAGTACCGCCCCAGCGTGAACAAATGAGTCGTTCTGCACCGGTCCGGCAAGACATGCGCCTCAGCTTCGGCCGGATAGTCCACTCCGAGTGGAGCAAACTCTTCTCCATCCGGGCCCCCGCCTGGGTCGTGCTCGCAACGGTGATGTCGCCGATGCTGCTCTCACTCGTTCTCACGGCGGCCACCGCTCCCGCCTGGAGTGCGAACTCAGCGCGGGGAACTGCAGCGGCCCTGGACGCCATCGCCATCGGTGCGCTGCCCGTCGGGTTTCTGTCGGCGGCTCTCGGCCTGATCTGCATGGGCGCGGAGTACACCGAAGACTCCCTGTCGGTGACGCTGTCGGTCGCGCCGCGCCGCAGGCAGATCGTGTGCGCGAAGGCTCTGCTTGTTGCCGGTACGGCCGCAGCATCGGCGGCGGCCGGGCTCTTCGCCTCGCTGGGGCTGGCCTGGCTGGTCCTCTCCACTAACGGATACAGCAACCTGCCCGCTCAGTCGATGTTTCAGACAGTTCTCGCCATTTCGCTCGGCAGCGCCCTGCTCGCCGTCATCGGACTCGGGTGCACGGCCATCCACCGGTCTGCTCTCAGCGCGTCGATTCACCTCGCGATCTTTCTCGCCCTCGCACCGACCGCCGTCGGCATCATCGTCGGCCCCGACGCCCACCTCGTCGCCGATTGGCTGCCGGGAACGGCCCTGCAGGCGGTGGCAACGCAGACACCCGGCGCATCGTTCACCATTGAGGGAGCCCCGATCTCCGGCCTCTCTCGCGGGAGCGGAATGCTCGTGCTCGCGGCGTGGGCAGCCGTCTACCTGTTCGCCGCGCTCACGGCAGTCTCACGCCGAAGCATCGCCCCACGGCAGACACGCACCCGCGCACGAACATCATCCAGGCAGGACGCACCGAATCCTCTTCGGGGAAGGCTGACGACCTCCGGCGTTTTTCGTTCTGAGACGCTCAAGTTCCTCACCCTGCCGGCCACGTGGTGGCTTCTCGGGCTCAGCTGCTTCGCCACGATTAGCCTCTCGATTCTTCAGGCCGTCCGCACGCGACCCTCTGATCTCATCGAAGGCACAGCAGTCACCCAGCAGCTGATCGACGTCTCCGCGGCGCACCAATCGCAGGTCGTCGCGGTAGGAGTCGGATTGACGCAACTGCTGCTCGCACTTCTGGGTAGTTTGGCCTTCACAACAGAGTTCACCAGCGGCAACATCCGGCCGACCATGATCGCCGTGCCGCGGCGGGGGCAGCTGTTCACCATCAAAGTCTCCGTCGTCGCCGCGGCGACTGCAGCGTGGACGCTTGTCACCACCACGCTGGCCGCCGGCATCGGAATCCCCGTCGCAATGCAGATGGGATTCCCCGGAGCTCCGATCGTCACCGGCGCCGTCATCGAGGCAATCCTGCGCTGCGTGATCACAAGTACCGCGATCGCAATAATCGGATGCGCGATCGGGGCACTCACCCGAAGCGCCATACCCGCCGTCGGCGCGATCATCGGCATCCTCGTTCTGAGCCACACCGCCCTCGGTCCCATGCAACTGGCAGCGCGAGGCACCCCGCTGGTGTGGCTCGCCAACCTGAACGTGCTCTTTCCCGCCCCCACTCAAGCCGTGCAAACCCTCCCCGTGGCCGACTTCAGCTGGCCCCAATTCCTTGCGGGCGACGTGCTACAGCTCGACCCGAACCAAGCTCTCCTGGTCACGGTCGCCTGGGCACTCATCCTCACCGTGTGCGCGTTCTTCGCCTTCCGGTCTCGCCCGGTGTAGCCGCACGCGCACCCCAGCCTCCCTCGCGAATCGAGGTGCGGACAACGGTTGTTTCCCACCGAATCGAAGCAACCATTCTCCGCACCTCGGTGCCGCCAACCCCCACGGGTCAGTGACCCTCACCTAGGCGGGCTCTAGAACCCCTCGGGATTGCGCGGTGTATACGGGGCGGTGAGGCGCTCGAGCTCTGCCTCGCTCAGCTCGATGTCGAGCGAGGCGACGGCGTCGTCGATGTGCTTCTGCGACGTGGCTCCCACGATGGGTGCCGTCACCGCCGACTGCTGCCGCACCCACGCCAGGGCGACCTGCGCTCTCGAGACGCCGCGCTCGGCCGCGATGCCGGCCACGGCATCCACGATCGCGCGATTCGAGGCATCGTTCGACGAGTAGAGCGTGGCCCCGAAGAGGTCTTTGCCCGTGCGCTCGGTCTCGGCATCCCAATCGCGGGTGAGGCGACCGCGAGCGAGCGGCGACCAGGGCAGCACGCCCACCTTCTCGTCGAGGCAGAGGGGATGCATCTCGCGCTCCTCCTCGCGCTGCAGCAGGTTGTACTGATCCTGCATTGAAACAAAGCTCGTGAGCCCGTGCCGTTCGGCCACGCGCTGCGCCTTCGCGAACTGCCACGCCCACATCGACGAGGCGCCGATGTAGCGCACCTTGCCGGCGCGCACGAGGTCGTGCAGCGCGCTCATCGTCTCCTCGATCGGGGTCTCCGCGTCCCAGCGGTGAATCTGGTAGAGGTCGATGTGGTCGACGCCGAGGCGGCGCAGGCTGTCGTCGATCGCGCTCATGATGTGCACCCGCGAGAGGCCGCCGCGGTTGGGTGTATCGCCCATGCGGCCGTGCACCTTCGTGGCGATGACCACATCGTCGCGCTGCGCGAAGTCGGCGAGCGCGCGTCCCACGATCTCTTCGCTCGAGCCGTCGGAGTAGACATCGGCCGTGTCGAAGGTGGTGATGCCCTTCTCGAGGGCGCTGCGAATAAGGGGGCGGCTCGTCTCCTCGTCGAGGGTCCACGCGTGGTTACCGCGGTCCGGAGTGCCGAAGCTCATGCAGCCGAGCACGACCTCGCTGATCTTCATTCCGGTGTTGCCGAGGCGTGTGTATCTCATGGGTCGAGGTTAGTCTCGCGGGGGCTTTGTTCTGCGGGGTTAGGGTAACCCTATGGATCTGGGTCTGCACTACTACACGTTCACCGCCCCCGAGTGGGAGACCACTCTCACCGATCGCCTCACCGAGACGGCACGCATCGCCGACGAGGGCGGCGTCTCGCTGTTCTCCTTCATGGACCACTGGTTTCAGATGCTCGACGCCGGCGGGCCGTTCGAGCCGATGCTCGAGGGCTACACCTCGCTCGGCTACCTCGCCGGCATCACGAACCGGATGCGGCTGAGCCTCTTGGTCACCGGCGTGACCTACCGGCATCCGGCCCTGCTGGCCAAGACGGTGACCACCCTCGACGTTCTCTCGAAGGGCCGGGCCATGCTCGGCATCGGAGCCGCCTGGTACGACCGTGAGCACGCCGGCCTCGGCGTGCCCTTCCCCTCGACGAAGGAGCGCTTCGAGCGCCTCGAGGAGACCCTGCAGATCTGCCAGCAGATGTGGTCGCCGAACAACGGCGCCTTCGACGGCGCGCACTACTCGCTCGCCGAGACGATCAACCTGCCGCAGCCGGTGCGCGGCTCGGTTCCCGTGCTCATCGGCGGGGGCGGCGAGCGCAAGACGCTGCGGCTCGTGGCGCAGTACGCGCAGGCATGCAACCTGTTCGGGGCGCCGGGCGACGAGGCGCTCGCGACCGTTGCGCACAAGCTCGAGGTACTGCGCGGGCACTGCGACGCCCTCGGAACCGACTACGACGCCATCGAGAAGACCATGCTCTACCAGGGCGATCCGACCGAAGACGCCGACACGTTCCTGGCCGACATGCAGCGCTACGCCGAGCTGGGCATGACCCTCGTCGGCGTGATGCCGCCGCGCTACACCGACCCCGTGCCGTGGACCGAGAAGCTCACTTCCGCGGTCGTGGGCCGGCTCTCGCAGATCTGACAGGAGCCCCGCCAACCCACAGCCTCTCAACGAGTGGGTTCGCGTTCGGCGGTGCGCTACGACGCCAGCACGAGCGCCCTCTCTGCCGCGAGCGTCGCGGCGATGCCCTCGGCGACGGGGGTGGGCGCCATGCCGAAGGCGGTCTTGAAAGAGCACGAGTCGAAGAGGTAGGGCTCGGTGTCTTGATAACTCATCTCGAGGGCCTCGCGGGCGGCCGAGTTGAAGAGCGAACCGATGCGCATGGTCGTTCTCGACATGACCGCGATCTGCGCGTCGCTCGCCCCCGCGAGGTGCAAGTACTCGCGGCCCGTGAGCGCCGGAGCCGTGGGCAGATGCCAGGTGTCTCCGCTGCCGGCCCGATGGGTTCCGAGGAGGGCGAGGGCCTCACCGATGTCGGGCGTGTAGCCGAGTGAGTGGGGCTGGTCTGCATCGAAGAGCCAGGTGGCCTTCTTGCCTGCCGCCAATTTCGACAGTGCGAAGGTGTTGAACACGCTCGTTTTCGCCCCTGGCCCGTAGAAGTCGGCGCTGCGAGCCACGGTGTAAGAGAGGCCGCGCTCGGTCGCCGCCGCCTGCAGGGCTGCCAGCGCATCCGCTCGTATTCGCCCCTTCTTACTGACCGGATGCAATGGGGTCTCCTCCGTCATCTCGCCACTGACGAGGCCGTAAGCGTACACATTGTCGAAGTAGACGAGGTGCGTGCCGTGAGCGATCGCAGCCTCGATGGCATTCTTCACGATCACCGGCCACTGCTGGGCCCAGATCGTCGACGAGTAGACGATCCCCGCGGTGAGATAGGCGAGCTGCGCGCCAGCGACAGCGCGAGACACGTCTTGCGCGACCAGCAGATCCGCGGTGGCTGAGGTCACCCCGCCGATGGCGGATGGCCGACGACCGACCGAGGTCACTCGCTCGCCTCGTCGAAGGAGGGCAGCTACGGTCTCTCGACCGACCACCCCGTTGCCGCCTAATACGACGTGCTGCTGCGTGGTGGTCATGACCGATCTCGATTCGTGTCGACGGGAAACAGTTGGTGTGTGGCATCTTCTTGGGCTATTCGCCGCAGACCGGCGAAGAGGGGATCGCCGAGGACGGTTCCGACGACCATGAGCTCGGCGATCTTGTCTGGGTCGGAGAGCGCGGTGAGGGCGCGAACGTCTGCGGTCGCCGCGAGCGCCGCGGCAGCCGCGTAGTCACGCAGGTACTCGCCGGGAGCGTCGAAGTCGATCGCATCCAGCCCTTCCAACGCCCGCGCCGCGCCCTCGATGCCCGGGTTGTCGCCGGTGAAGCCCCAGCCCAGGGAGTGCGCGATGCTCTTGACCCGCTCGCGGGAGGCTTCGCTTGCGCGGACCTCCGCGGCCCTGGGCGTTGCCAGCGCAGAGGATGCGACGCTGAACGTCTCGGCGAGCGGCGCGCCCGGCGCATCCAGGGCTCTGATGACGTCTTTCGTCGCGGCGATCGACAGGCCGCCAGTTTCGAGCAGGGCCCGGATGAGTCGCACCCGCTTCACATGCGCTTCCCCATACTCGACCTGGTTCGGAGCGGTTCTGATGCCCTCGAAAAGCAATCCCTCTCGCTGGTAGTACTTGACGGCGGTGACCGGAGTGGCAGCCCGTTTGGCCAGTTCAGATATTCGCACTATCGGATAGTAGCACTATCTATGTTGAACGGCCCAGAGAATTCGCTCGAGCGATCAGAACGGCATGTGCACGACGACCCCGAACGCGTCGAAGGAATCGGTCGCATCGATGATCGCCAGAGATCCATCCACTCATCGCTCGCCCTCATGCAGGCGCGCTCGTCGCGATCATTCAGGCCATCAACGACAGCATCGGCGCGGTCTGAGTCACAACTGTTCGATATAGGCTCGACCGCGTGAGCGTGAGCAGGGTGTCGAGCGGGCGACCGCGACCCCTGTGCCGCACAAACGAACAGGCAGCGTCACGGTGAGCGACGAACCGCAAGCGGGCGCAGAGACCGGCACCGGCACCGACAGGCGCACCGACCTGGCGAAGCGGTCATCCGGCGAATTGGCCTCGCGCACTGCCCGATACGGCGGCCCCGTGGCCGTGTACGACACCGCCACAGAGGGCATGACCGGATGGCGTTTCTTACACACCCGGCGGTGGTACGGCTATATCGCGGCTGCCATCGTGTTCGCGATCGCCTGCGTGCTGCTCTCGAACTGGCAGTTCGGTCGCGCCCAAGAGGCTACGGCCGAGAACAAGATCGTCGCCTCCAACTTCTCTGCCGAGCCCGTGCCGCTCGAGACGGCGCTGCCCACCCGCGGCTCCTTCGACGCGAACCAGAACTGGCAGCGAGTCACCGTCACGGGGGTCTATCGGGCTGACGACGAGCTGGTCGTGCGCAACCGCTCTAATTCCGGCACCAACGGCTTCGAGGTGCTCACACCTCTTCAACTGAGCGACGGTTCCGCCTTTCTGATCGATCGCGGCTGGGTTGCGCCCTCCGCCAGCGATGCGCTGAAGCCCGGTTCGATCCCGAAGCCGGCGGCCGGCACTGTCGAGGTCGTCGCGCAGCTGAGGCCGAGCGAGGCTGCGAGCGGAACAGGAG carries:
- a CDS encoding ATP-binding cassette domain-containing protein, translated to MIEVSHLSKRFGDRLALDDVSFSVGAGRVTAFLGPNGSGKTTTMRILLGLDFASAGVALVNGVPFATLRDPMSQLGALLDARGAHPGRSAFNHLRALALTHHVPNGRVDDVLDQVGLQDVAGNRVGGFSLGMRQRLGIAGALLGDPSTLIFDEPINGLDPDGVHWFRQLVRDLANQGKTVFLSSHLISEVALTADHVIVLGRGRVLADAPLAEFGGAARVHVRTRRASELARLLDSAGIVNTVSDDTVSAESTSTGTVGELAASAGIALSELFEDRESLEGVYRALTGSDVEYRPSVNK
- a CDS encoding aldo/keto reductase: MRYTRLGNTGMKISEVVLGCMSFGTPDRGNHAWTLDEETSRPLIRSALEKGITTFDTADVYSDGSSEEIVGRALADFAQRDDVVIATKVHGRMGDTPNRGGLSRVHIMSAIDDSLRRLGVDHIDLYQIHRWDAETPIEETMSALHDLVRAGKVRYIGASSMWAWQFAKAQRVAERHGLTSFVSMQDQYNLLQREEEREMHPLCLDEKVGVLPWSPLARGRLTRDWDAETERTGKDLFGATLYSSNDASNRAIVDAVAGIAAERGVSRAQVALAWVRQQSAVTAPIVGATSQKHIDDAVASLDIELSEAELERLTAPYTPRNPEGF
- a CDS encoding LLM class F420-dependent oxidoreductase — protein: MDLGLHYYTFTAPEWETTLTDRLTETARIADEGGVSLFSFMDHWFQMLDAGGPFEPMLEGYTSLGYLAGITNRMRLSLLVTGVTYRHPALLAKTVTTLDVLSKGRAMLGIGAAWYDREHAGLGVPFPSTKERFERLEETLQICQQMWSPNNGAFDGAHYSLAETINLPQPVRGSVPVLIGGGGERKTLRLVAQYAQACNLFGAPGDEALATVAHKLEVLRGHCDALGTDYDAIEKTMLYQGDPTEDADTFLADMQRYAELGMTLVGVMPPRYTDPVPWTEKLTSAVVGRLSQI
- a CDS encoding NAD-dependent epimerase/dehydratase family protein, which encodes MTTTQQHVVLGGNGVVGRETVAALLRRGERVTSVGRRPSAIGGVTSATADLLVAQDVSRAVAGAQLAYLTAGIVYSSTIWAQQWPVIVKNAIEAAIAHGTHLVYFDNVYAYGLVSGEMTEETPLHPVSKKGRIRADALAALQAAATERGLSYTVARSADFYGPGAKTSVFNTFALSKLAAGKKATWLFDADQPHSLGYTPDIGEALALLGTHRAGSGDTWHLPTAPALTGREYLHLAGASDAQIAVMSRTTMRIGSLFNSAAREALEMSYQDTEPYLFDSCSFKTAFGMAPTPVAEGIAATLAAERALVLAS
- a CDS encoding MerR family transcriptional regulator, with the protein product MRISELAKRAATPVTAVKYYQREGLLFEGIRTAPNQVEYGEAHVKRVRLIRALLETGGLSIAATKDVIRALDAPGAPLAETFSVASSALATPRAAEVRASEASRERVKSIAHSLGWGFTGDNPGIEGAARALEGLDAIDFDAPGEYLRDYAAAAALAATADVRALTALSDPDKIAELMVVGTVLGDPLFAGLRRIAQEDATHQLFPVDTNRDRS
- a CDS encoding SURF1 family protein, with the translated sequence MSDEPQAGAETGTGTDRRTDLAKRSSGELASRTARYGGPVAVYDTATEGMTGWRFLHTRRWYGYIAAAIVFAIACVLLSNWQFGRAQEATAENKIVASNFSAEPVPLETALPTRGSFDANQNWQRVTVTGVYRADDELVVRNRSNSGTNGFEVLTPLQLSDGSAFLIDRGWVAPSASDALKPGSIPKPAAGTVEVVAQLRPSEAASGTGVVTDKQLSSVTLPVVERQIDADLYTGAYGVLRSQTPAADKGLEPIETTMPVLDVGTHYSYGFQWLVFALIGFVALGYGMVKAFRSINEDDPEEQERASTRLTKRARKAFTDEETEDESIDGYIPLARWGISSGTGSRAAAPPRAISPQSRPLSPQSHAATPQSRPAVDDGAKPAEPPAQPAVYVIRPREEPSEDRDRTD